The region gcctcagtttcctcatctgcaaaatggagatcgTAACAGTTCCCTGCCACTGGTCCTTTGTAACGAATAGATGAGAAGTGAGTATAACAGGctttgcacagagtctgacacactTTAAGCCCTCAAGGGCTGTtggctattattactattatctcACTATTTGCTGTGAAGGGGCTGGAGGACACGTGTGTACCTAGAGGCAAGGGGCTGGCCCCCTGGGCCCCTGTCTCCAGGCTTCCAGCCTGCTGTCCCCAAGCACTGAATGATAGACGGGCTAGGCCCGTGGCGTCCTGGCAGGCCTGTCCTGGCAGCTGCTCCCACAAGGCGAGGCTCTCTGAGCTTTGGAGAATTAATTAGGCCACATTCCTCTTCCAGGGTTCCTGGCGGGCCCGCACATGGCCCCCTTCCGAGCTGCTGAGGGCTCTTGGCTCCGGTCCCTGGCAGGCGGAGGCAAGGCCCACACTTTGTCTCTCCTGCGAGGGGCTGGGAGGGCCCCCTTGAGCTGGAAACCCTGGCTGGGGAGGCAGGAAGAGCCAAGGATAAGCCAGCTGCCCAAGGCCAGCTCCTGTCCTGGCTCTCTCCCCTGATCAGCCACCTTCGCTGGCTCCCCATCACTCAAGTCCAGATTCCTGGCACTGGATGCTGTTCCCAGCCTGGCCCTTGCCAATCAGGCTTGCTGCCTCTTTTCGGATTCTTTTATGCTCCGGCTGTTTCCCTCATCCCAGGGTGTGCAAACCCTACTCCTTCCCCAAGCTTTCCCTGTGAGCCCACAACGGCACTGGGATGAAATGAGCAGAGATCCCAGGGAGACAGGAAGGGCACACAGCTGGAAGGAGAGCCCGTAACCTACCCACCTCCTGTCCCTTCACTTTGCCTTGTCTGTCTTTCTTGCCAGTCTCGGGAAACCCCAAGGGGCACAAGCGTGGTTTGATCCAAAGGTGTGCTTCAGGCATGGCAATATTCTCCAGGGGGACATTGTCTGAGGCTGTCACAGGATTGAGGGTGAGGTGACAGCAGCTGTGGATTTCCCTGCTTgtagccaccccccacccccgccctgctAGTAACCCCTCTCCAGCCTTCCCCATGCCCCTCCTTCTTTTGTCCCTGATAGGGTCTGAGAAtaggcttcctgggtagctcagctggtaaagaatccacctgcaatgcaggagacctgggttcaatcgctgggttgggaagatcccctggaggagggcatggctacccactccagtattcttgcctggaaaatcccatgggcagaggagcctgacggaccATGAGGTCCCAAATAGACAGGattgaacgactaagcacagagAATAGCTCCCTTCCTACACACTGTTCCTCCTGCCTGAACACCCTTGTCCACCCCCTCCTTCATTTGATCAgctgtcacttcctccaggaagcctcccagaCTCCCCTACCCTAGGGGCTCAGTCATACTGTGGATCTAACTGCTTAGAGCAGCAGGACAGCATACAGGCCGAGAGCCTGAGATTTAAATCCAGCTCAGCCACATGCTAGCCATGAGACTGGGTGAGCTGCTTAACCTCCATCATCTCTTTTCTCAGCTGGGAGAAGCAGTGATAGAACCTGCTGTGTAAGCTTGCTGCAAGGATccaaagaatccatgtgcaagaAGAGCTTGATGAGCACTCAAAAGTGTGCTTTCACTTCTGCCTTCATAGAAACAGTGCTTTGTTGAAAGGTTCTCCTCTTGGCCTGTGAGGGCAGGGGCTGTGTCTGCCTTGTTTACAGGAGTCTCTGAACAGTGATTGTTCATAATTGTTGAACGGATGGATGGCCACACTCCAATGATTCATTGCCCTGATAGGCAAATGACTTTTCTCAATTGAAAtccctgaggttcagagagagagagtgagatggcaagagtgaaactAATTCCTTGGGGTTCTTTGTTGAGtgagagggtggagggagaggcaGTCCAGGACAGGAAAGGGCCAGTCTGTAGCCTGGATATGTATCAGGCTGCATGGTCCTGGACGTGGAACCCCACTCCCCTCTGACTCTGCTTCCATGCATGCACATAACCCGAATAAATCTGGGTCACCCTGTGCCCCCTTCTGGCCTATCTCTGCCTGGTGTTCCAGTTAAGAGGAACACAAGTTTGACTCAGAAAGCCTTAACCAAACCTGTAAGTATTtatggaaaaggcagaaaaaggcaggaaaaagggACAATTTTGTCCCATAAAATCCAGATACACTTTCTAAAATGTTGACGCCTTTCTTCCCAGGATTCAGTTTGATTTGGCAACAGTTCTTCATAaattttcctctgcttcttccaaACTCTATCCCACCTTCCCCCACACTTCTGAGGCCCCTGCTACGTGGAATGTGGTTTAGAAGCAGGCTCAGACTTTGGGTATTCATGACCCCTCACCCTGCAAACTTCTCATTTGGGGAGAAAGATATGGCTGGCAGAGGGCTAGAGCGCAGGGCCCAAGCCAGGGGCCCCCATTTCCTGAGAATAAGGATCCTGGGGGTTATGGTATCGCCTTGCCTTTACCTGCCTTCTGGGCCTCCCTCTAATTGTCTCTTACTTAATCATTTGGTTGCTTTATCTCTGAACTCTGACCGGGACAGTGAATGCCTAATTCCCTGGGCCTCCGACACACCTTCAACCTGCATTCCTCTGCCTGGTCTCGATCACTCCTGCCAGGCTGGGGTTGCCCCACACCGCTGCCTCGCTGGACCACTGGCTGTTGCTTTGGGATTTCCATGGGGGCAGGGTTATTTTGAACAGGATGCTGGGGAGTGAGATTCACCTGGCATCAGGCTCAGTGAGATTTGAGAGGTGTGCTGGAATCCTGGGTAGGAAGTGACTGGGTAGCTCCATCGCCAACCCCAGCCACCCAGGCTGGATACCTAAAGACCAGGGGTTGACTTGCTTCCCTGCCTTCTGTCTCCCcattcaggcttcccttgtgtggCCCTCTGGCATTTTTTCGAGGTCTGGCTTTACCAGGTCCCTGCTGCCCACAGACCTTTCGAGGGTCCCCATGGCCCATGAGAGAAAGTGCAGGCTCCCTACTTTGGCCTCCAGGGAGTCCTGGTTTCATCTTCTGTTGCTCTCCCCCCACCATGCGCCAGCCACATGGGGTCCTCCGTGGGAAACGCCTTTATCACTCTCATTGCCAAAATCTTCTACCCTTCCCGTCTGCTCTGTCTGGGGCTCCCTCTTCACTTTCCTTCTATTGATGGGAGTCTCACTCTCCTTAGGCTATGGGAGTGACATCTTAGTCATGCATCTTTCTCTGACCATGCCTCTGCACACCAGCCAGCCCCAATCTCCCCCCAACTCAGGTCCTGCAGCTTTGTGCTTGTCCCTCTTGTTACATCATCACTTCTAATGGCCTGACATTCAGCCTTTGCCTCTCATCAGGCCCAGGACTGAGCCCAGCACCATAACTCATCCATTTAGGGTTCACAACCAGCTCTACAAAGCGGAAActactgttttccattttataggttaaaaaactgaggctcagaaagaggaagatttGTTCAAGGTCATGCTACAATGGTGACCCATGaattcaatcaacaaatatttagtcaGTACATATAGACATGTGTATTATAcactctgggttcaaatcctgatgcTGCCACTTACGTGCTGCGAGACCCCAGGAAAATTAGTTGCCTTCTCTGTgtgttagtttcctcatctgtaaaatgggaataataaaagtACCCATATCGTGGGATTGTCATGAGGATGAAGTGAGTTTATCTGCATTAAATGCCAGCAAACAGTAGGAGTTCAATATGCGTCAACATGTTCTTCTCCCAGGAGGGAGTTGGGGCTGGCTCCACGGACAAGGCAGGCTTAGAGTAGTgtgtaaataattatttttcaataactgGCTCAGGCCACAGCGTACCATTCCCAGCAGAGGCCGGCCAGGGGAAAGGGAACAGCTTGTTCGCAGGGGTGTTTGGCAGCAGTGGAGGCTGTTGGTCTCAGGAGCTGCCAGCGGGGGTAGCTCTGGCTTCTGGCTGTCCCTGGGACACAGGTGAGCAGCTTCCTGGGGTCTTGGCAGGATCGGCCAAGCCAGTGCTAGAGCCCTGGGCTTCTTTAGTGAGAGAAGTTTTGAGTGCCCCCAGCAGGGTCTGGCCAAGCCCAGGGTGAGGGACAAGGACCAGCCTATGACTCCATCACAACAGCCATCCCTGGCCAGTAGGGCTGCACACAGCCTTGGAACAGCACACAGCCCTCACTGGACAGGTTTGCTCTGAATCTCAGGGGTGGCAACTAGAGCAGAAGTGGGTCCTCGTAGTCTTGGCTCCTATGAAACATGCTCTGGGGAAAGGCCTGGCCAACACTTACTGTCCTGATAGCAACACAGGTCCTAGAACCCTGGATATCAAAGCTGCAAATGGCTGTCTAGGCACATGATAGGCAAAAGTCCAGAGAGGGTGGGTCAGCAGCCAGCGATGCCCAGCCGGGGTACAGGGGTGTGGAACTCAGGGCTCCACACCTGCCTCAGGCTCTTTCCCCCGTGTCCCTTTGTTTCCTTCGCTTCTAAGCAGCCCCTTCCTGAAAAGTGCCTCCCAGCTCCTGCTCAACCAAGACCAAATGCTAGagcattattttgttgtttattacAAACATAAGTTCGCAGGTAAATAATTGAGAGTCTAAAAAAATACGTTAAAATAAATAATCGGAATCGTCAAATTTCTTAGAGCAAATAAGTTATATACAGACAGGTGAAGTGGCGCAGGCCCTTCTCACCAAGAGTGTCCCGAGGGCATGAGGGGAGAGTAAGGACATTGGAGAGGGAGGGCTGGAGGGGAGAGGCCGGGGGCGGGGGTAGGGGCGGCCAGGACTTCAACCCTGGAAGGGCCCGTTCGGCCTCTGCGGCTGGCTTAGGTGTGAGTGCCCACCGCTGCACATTTTTTCTGGCTCACAGCCACCAGACAGGACGCCTCCAGGTTAGCACCTTCCGCGTGCCATTCCTTTCAGCAGGGCCTTGGAACTGGAGCCAGTGTGGGAGGCCACGCTGCAGCCTGGGGCCTGATGACTTTCCTGGTGTCATGGAGCTGCCTTGAGCGaggccccctccccagggcaAGGAGGCCAGAGCTTGTGCCTGCTCCAGCAGCTGGGTTTTCTGGCCCAGGAAACAGGTCGGAAGGTCTCCCAGCTCTGGGATGCCCCTCTCCTCCTGTATCCACACAGGCTTCCTTCCCAAAGTTCTCCCAGAGTCGAGAgctatctcttcctctgcctggagTGTGTAGATCTGGTCTCCCTCTTCGTCTTCTGCTGTTGCCTAGCAAAGTGGATCTTGGTTGCAGAAATAACCCTGAAATGGAAAGAAGTCACTTGAGCATCTCTGGAGATACAGATCGCTTGAGAGTTCCCCATGAGAGGCAGCGGTCATAGGGCTTGGATCCCTTATTCATGGCCAGGAGGTCAGAGGGTGGTCACAGCTGACCCTGAAAACAAGGCCTGAACATCAAGGAGAGGCCAGGGCAGGTTAGAAGCTTTTCTGCCCACAAGGAGCTTTGACAAAACTGATGTTCAACATCAAGTGCCACCAGGGTGACTGGACAGCCAAGAGTAGCCCAGTGGCTCTCCCCTGGTTGCCCTCTCACTTCCACACCTCTATCCCTGCGGCTCCTCAGGCTGTTGACACCCCATACTCCATGTCCTAAAATTCCCATTCTTCAAGGTCCAGCTCAAGGCGGTCCAATCCAGATATGTATGGGTCCTAACAGTCCTTTGAATCTGGCTGAGACCCTGGTGGGGACTCTGCCATCATCTAGGTGGCCTCACTCTGGCTTAAGGCATTCTAGCCTGGGAACTGGGAGGCTGGGTCCCAGCTTTGGGAACTTGGGCAAGGGTCTCAACCTCTCTGAACCCCTTTCTTGGTCTGTAAAATAAACGCAGGCCTGAACTGGTGTGAGGGTGAGTACAGACTGGCAAAACCATGCTTTGCTGATTATGGAATGCCAAGTACTTGCAAAGTCTTATCTTGAAGGTTTTCATCTTAAGacattttctgggcttccctagtggctcagatgataaagaatatgcctgcaatgcagggcatccagatttgatccctaggttgggaagattttctggagaaaggaatggctacccactccagtattcttgcctggagaattccatggaccgaggagtctggtgagctacagtccacggggtcgcaaagactcagacaggactgagtgactaacactttcactttactattttttttagaaGGCAGTTCCTCAGTATATCCTGGGTCCTGCCCAGCTCGCCATCCTGTCTTTTTGCCTATGTTTCCGCCTCCTCATAGAGATGTGGACCCTTGAGGGGCTAGGCTGCACCCCGGCACTGGGCAGCCCTGAGGAACCCTCAGGGACAGAGGTTGGGGATGGCTAAAACCTTCAGCGCTCCCGTAGGGCCTGGGCTTTCTTGAGGCTCTTCATGCATGTCAGCTGCTCTAACCTATAACGAGCCTGTGAGATGGATAGCACCGGTGTCCCTGCCTCACAGAAAAGAAccagaagcacagagaagtttagTGAGCAGACCAAGGTCACAAAGTTTGCTCGTGGCAGGGCTGGGGCCTTCTAGCTCAGATGCTGCCCCTTCAGCCACCCTGCCACATGACTGGCTATTGGTTTCTGTTCTCAAGTCAGTTTGGTTGGACAAACGCTCATGGGCACCTCATGGGTGCCAAGACTTGAGCTGAGCCATGCTGTAGCTACCAGGGAGACAGTCCAGTCTGGGACCCAGGGAGGGAACAGGCTGGGTAGCATCTGTTTGGACCCCAGCATGTGGGAGATGCTTGATTCAGACACAGCCTGAATGAACACCTGGGGACCTTCCACAGTCACAAGCCCTGAAACCCTCAATGAAAGTCCACTTCCAGGCCTGGTGGTAACAAACAGCATAGTGGTTAAGAACACAGGCTATTGAGTCAGCCAGATGCGGtagcttgctgtgtgaccttgggtaaacaccttcacctctctgagcttctattGGGTGCCCCATAAGGACCCGAGGCATCATATGGAGAATAAGGGAAGTGTGCAAGGCATACAGAAGGCACTCAATCAGTGTAGGGGCCCCTCACCTCAGGCGCTGGAGGAGCTCTCCTGCCGTGGCCCGCGTCTTGCCATCCTGGAATGCAGCTACAGGGGACCCACTGCGTGGGACTGCCACCGCATCCGTCCTGAGTGAACAGCATTAGGGCCCAAGTGAGGGGCTGTCCAGGGCCCCAAGGCTGCCTGGCTgcaggcccagcccagccccccgCCCCAACCCGCCCTCAGGAGCAGATCCATTTCCACCCTGTGCACCTGGGATCCTTCTTTTCCCaggtggggtggggcctgaggaaAACTGAGCCACGGGGAATGCGTTCTCAGCCTCAGAAAGAGGCAGCGGGGTGGCTGGCTTTCTCAGAATCTGGCCACCTGCAGCCAAGCAGAGCCCTtggcagggaaactgaggcaggctgCAGCCACGGCTGAGGTCTCAGGGGAGGAGTTTCCCATAGGTCGTCATGGGAATGGGAGGTAGGGGAGGGTGATGTCACCATTTGCTTTCCCAATGCTctgtgtggagggagggaggtccaGAGGGCTGAAAGGCTGGCAAGGCGCTTTGTGACAGCTCGGGGACGGTGCCATGGCCTCCTAACTCCAGCTATTGCTTCTCCACTGAGAAAGTTCCAGAGTTCCCTGAGCCTCAGAGACTAAGGCGGAAGGCCCAGCTCTCGTCTGACTGGCTGTGTAGCCTGACAGGACAAGTCCTGTTTCCTCTCTGGACCTTTGCTGCCTCAGCCGTCACCTGGGAGGATTCCTCCTGCCCAGGAGTGGGGACGCAATGCTCTTAGAAGCCCCCAGAGCTGGGGGTAGTAGCAGGGGGAAGACTCAAGGGTGACTGGCTCCCTGCAGGAAGGGAGGCTGCCCCACAGCCCAGGGCAGCCTCTGGGCCCCCAGGACCCTGCTCCCCTCACCCCTTCTCCACCATTTAGCCATGCCTCTGCTGGCCTCCCAGacactctggaaaagggaatggtaactcactccgctattcttgcctggagaatcccagagacagaggagcctgccaggctacagtccatggggtcacaaagagtcgggcatgactgaatgactaacaagCACTACTGCTGGCCTTCCAGACACCCTGCCCTCCAGAGCAGGCCCAGGCCAGCAGTCACCTCTGGCCCCTTGCAGGCTGGGTGCCCACTTACCAGGGCCTTTGATGGCAGAAGGTGGCACAGGCAGGGTCCCTGGCACTGTAGCATTCACAGCGTCTTGGCAGAGAGCGGCGCCGGCGTCTTGGCGGGTTTCCCAGGCCGTAAGGAGCTGTCTGTCTGTGGGCGGGCCGCCAGCAAGGTAGTGGTGTAgggtggagagagacagagagaggattAGATAAACCAGGACCATTGGCAAGCTGGGACTGTCCACACTGCACATTGGAATAGCCATCCATGCCGCCAGGGTGGCAGCAAAAGTAACCAGCTCCTGCCCTCAAGAATTCCCACTGCAGCTTCCTCCTTACATGCCAGGGAGCCTTGGGCAAGACCCTTACCCTCTCTGGGCCGCTGTTCCCTCCCAACTCCCCTGGTCCTGCTCAGTAAGACACTCAgcatggggaggaggggtggaagctgtcctccctgcccctctccacTCCCAGAGAGCAATCTGAGCTGACGGAGTCAGGCTGGTCCCCCTTTTCTCAAAGATGACCCCCAGCTAAtctggaaggaagggagagagtaCCCTCTCACAGAAGTGAACACTCAGGCTCACAGCTCAGCTCACAGCTCAGCTCACAGCTCCGGTCACCACTTGCCTGGAAGGGTGACCCAAGTGTTTCTTAGAGTTTTGACTTTAAAATGGTGAGTGTGCCTGACctgcacgtgtgcgtgtgtgtgcataggTATGTTAGATTGAGCTGAGATCAATTTCAGATTCAGTCTGAGGCGGGCTAGGTGAAGGGCAGGGCCCTGTGGCCGGTCGGACCAGCACCTCGGACGCCCGAGCTAATTTTAGACATTGTGGTTGGAGCTGCAGAGACTTCAGGTAGACCCAGCACGCAGGGACTGGCAGGGTTCCCGCCCTGAGCCAGTGTTTGGATGCGGATTAGCTCCACACACGCTTACGTGCCGGGCTTCTCTTGTCTTTTgcaatttggagaaggaaaaaaaaatacaaacacacagagaaactTCAGCTTGAAGTATGCAGTGGCCCGGAGGCAGTGCGGGTGCAGACAGAACAGACAGCCCTGGGACCCCACCCTGGCTCTGCCAGGTGACACGGGGCAGGTTTCTCGTCTGTCATTTGGGGACAGCAGCAGTCCCTGCTTCATTGGGGAGGATGGGGGTGCGTTCACGAGGTGATAACGCACCAGCAGTGCTTGGCATAGGGCCTGGCGCAGTCAAGACATGGGTGCTGTCATTAATCATATTATTCCTGGAAGATTATACAGAGGCAGCGTGGCAGAGCTGCTGTGCGCTCTGGCATCTGCAGGCCTAGGCTGGAGCCTCCTACCTACCACTTAGTCCTTCCTGTGTTACCTCGGGAAAGGcacctaacttctctgagcctcagtaccCTGATCTGGAAAATGGAGCCAACACTTTCTGACCAGGTTTTTTGTGAGGATTCTCATGAGACAGCCCTCTGTCTGGCTCAGGCAGCCCCCACGTGGGAATTGAAGCAAAAGCTGATTGCTATTGTTGTTAGCCCCACACTGCCAAGAGAGAGCTGCAGTGTGCCAGGGCTGCCCCAGCATGCCAgcatcccccacccctgccccctgcaaccCCTCTTGGATCCCTCCAGCAGCTCACCCGGGAGTGTTCACCCAGATGATGTCCAGGTGGCAAAAGTAGACGCACTCCTTGTCGagccaggagctgcaggagcagcGTCGAGTCCGCAGGTGGGAGCCTCGGGCCCGGGGCAAGGGCGCTGGTTGCTCTGGGATGGGGGTGGTAGCGGCCTGGCTCTTGCCTGCATGCacaggagggagagaaagtgaagaggtgggTCAGGGTGCCTGGCACAGCAGGGATGGGGAACCTGCCGGGCTCCTCCTCTTGCATAATCGATGAAGTTGGCATTCTCGGGGCTCAGGAGCCCTGGGCCAGcctggggaagccccagcagCTCTGGGTTGGAAGGACCGGCAGCTGCCCTGGGACGGCAGCACCTCTAGTAGCACAGCCTCCTGCAGCCCCCAAGCCGCCTGACTCCTGCTCCTGAAGGCCCCCAGCTGGCTTGGGGGGCACAGAGCCCCAGCAGGAGACACAAACAGCctcggggctgctgctgctgccgaggCCGTGGGGGGTGCTCACCTTCGTGCAGGGCCACTAGCAGGGCTAGAGCGATGGAGCACAAGGCGGTAGGCATCGCGGCCACGGCGGTAGAGGGGTGCTCAGGCTGGGCTGGAGCACGGAGTGTGCCTGCTGCCAGCGTCCTGCTGCCAAGCTGAGCGATAGCTCATTGCCTCGGTGCCCAGGCTGCCTCTTATAACACCAGGCATGGCTCCGCCCCTGCCCGTCCAGCCCTGCACCGGTGGGCAGGGAGCCAGGGACACCGCCTCCTCCCAGGGCGCCCGGCCCGCCCCAGCCTCTGCGGTAGGGAGGAGGGCAGGATGAGGGAGGAAAAAGGGGGGAGGATGCTCCCTCTGAGCCTGGAGTACCTCCTGGagtcctgaggctgccctgctgTCCCCAGGGACTCCTTTCAGTCCCACTGGATCCCCTCAAGTCATCCTCCCAATGCCCCgagcccctcccccactctccaTGGGTCTTGCCCTGAGCTCAGAGTTGGGAGGGAGAAGTCCCATGGGCAAAACTCTCCCTTTCCTTGGAGGAGACCCTGCTTTCCTGTCTGCCTGCTGCCAACCAGGTGGAGGGTGTCCCTTCTGCTGTGTGGGAGGTAAATGACCTACTTGAGGCTGTGCGGACTGGGGAGAGTCAGAGCCTTCTCTGGGCCTGCTTTCCTCAGAGAGGGACACAGTTTACCCCTGACCTCTGCCTGGAGCCGCCTCCTTCCCCCCTCTCCCAGGAAGtgcccttctttccttcttcttaacCTATGTGGTCCACAGATTTCCTTGATGCTAAGAAGGGGCCTTCAGAGCCCTTTCCAGAAGGGTGGCTTGTGGGTATGTGCACCAAAAGCCCCTGGGAAGACCTCCCGTCTTGGCCAGGACAGGATGTCTTGGCTCACCTCTGCGACTTTCTGCAACAAAGGCATAGTGATGGAAGGCCTCCCTGGGGGCCAgcatcctgcccctccccctcagcTGGCTCAGAGTCCCTCCTTCTCAGGGACCCTGTCTCCA is a window of Ovis aries strain OAR_USU_Benz2616 breed Rambouillet chromosome 1, ARS-UI_Ramb_v3.0, whole genome shotgun sequence DNA encoding:
- the EDN2 gene encoding endothelin-2, which codes for MPTALCSIALALLVALHEGKSQAATTPIPEQPAPLPRARGSHLRTRRCSCSSWLDKECVYFCHLDIIWVNTPGQTAPYGLGNPPRRRRRSLPRRCECYSARDPACATFCHQRPWTDAVAVPRSGSPVAAFQDGKTRATAGELLQRLRVISATKIHFARQQQKTKRETRSTHSRQRKR